One region of Flavobacterium sp. KACC 22763 genomic DNA includes:
- a CDS encoding ABC transporter permease, with the protein MIFNWFKIFIYHLKQNKLFSFLNVLGLSIGIASVIFAILYWNNENAYDQWNPEKENAYIVLNKIGSGDIWATSSIPFGETCKATIPEIDKVCFLYNWYEDGIVKFQNLKILDKKVIRTDENFFDFFPFEIIKGSKQNILKEKNSAAVSEDQAKLLFKNDDPIGKSISYGNGDYIVKAVFRVTKPSSIEPNYIFNGVKRDGDKDQWGNFNYALMVKAKKGTDPAALIKKMQNVIFINRTVKDAKASGQTVEQYLKENGQVEVMLDQLKTSRLYGTKSSGGQNLPEGQGNLKLLYIMGGLSVLILFLSMVNYINLATASAIKRAKEVGVRKIVGATKKQIIIQFIFETSITVLLAIIFALAIVELSLPYYNTFLRKTLTMNGSEFYLQLIFIFGLVIVLAGIFPAIYISNFETLKVLKGNFSRSKSGIWIRNSMLIFQFGIAAFFIIGALIVNSQVDYMMNKDLGFNGDQVLSITYNTKERLSRTDKYLAQKQEIKKIPGVVDVTTFAGTFGGNAGSSSGFKHNGIFVQPKNIEMDFGFLEMMKIKIIEGRDLSPQFASDTVSGMLINETLAKELNLKNPVNTMITSGWSIGSDDNLKFRVVGVVKDFNLIDLQNKVPPMVFISLKTLKWNNFNRVLVKVSPNNLTETLEKLKLYWEKNVNPDYPFDYEFVNKGFAKTYEEQVKQKNLFFILNLVVIIIAVFGLFALASFSMERRLKEIAIRKTLGAETDILLRELSKQYIVFCLIGFAIGIVPAYILLQKWLEDFAFRIGISSVPFVIALISLLILTLVIVLTKAFQVTKIDVLKYLKYE; encoded by the coding sequence ATGATTTTTAACTGGTTTAAAATATTTATATATCATTTAAAGCAAAACAAATTGTTTTCGTTCTTAAATGTTCTGGGATTAAGCATCGGGATCGCTTCTGTTATTTTTGCAATTTTATATTGGAACAATGAAAATGCATACGATCAATGGAATCCTGAGAAAGAGAACGCTTATATTGTTCTTAACAAAATTGGTTCGGGAGATATTTGGGCAACTAGTTCGATCCCTTTTGGAGAAACATGCAAAGCTACAATTCCCGAAATTGACAAAGTTTGTTTTCTCTACAATTGGTACGAAGACGGCATTGTTAAATTTCAAAATCTAAAAATATTGGATAAAAAAGTTATTCGTACAGACGAAAACTTTTTTGATTTTTTCCCTTTTGAAATTATAAAAGGAAGCAAACAAAATATTTTAAAAGAAAAAAATAGTGCTGCTGTATCAGAAGATCAGGCAAAATTGCTTTTCAAAAACGATGATCCAATTGGCAAATCAATTTCGTATGGAAATGGCGATTACATCGTAAAAGCGGTTTTTCGTGTAACTAAACCGTCTTCAATCGAACCGAATTATATTTTTAACGGGGTTAAGCGTGACGGTGATAAAGATCAGTGGGGAAATTTCAACTATGCTTTAATGGTCAAAGCTAAAAAAGGAACCGATCCTGCTGCTCTTATAAAGAAAATGCAAAATGTAATTTTTATCAACAGAACAGTAAAAGATGCAAAAGCCAGCGGACAGACTGTGGAACAATATCTAAAAGAAAACGGACAGGTCGAAGTGATGCTTGATCAATTGAAAACCTCTCGTTTATATGGCACAAAAAGTTCTGGAGGACAAAACCTTCCTGAAGGGCAAGGTAATTTAAAATTACTTTACATTATGGGCGGCTTGTCTGTTCTGATATTATTTTTATCAATGGTAAATTATATCAATTTAGCAACTGCATCGGCTATCAAACGTGCTAAAGAAGTAGGAGTTCGCAAAATTGTGGGTGCAACAAAAAAACAAATTATTATTCAGTTTATTTTTGAAACTTCCATAACCGTATTACTTGCCATAATTTTTGCTCTGGCTATTGTAGAACTTTCACTACCCTATTACAATACCTTTTTGAGAAAAACTTTGACTATGAATGGTAGCGAATTTTACCTGCAGCTTATTTTTATATTTGGATTAGTAATCGTTCTTGCAGGTATTTTCCCTGCTATTTATATCTCAAATTTTGAAACATTAAAGGTTCTAAAAGGTAATTTTTCAAGAAGCAAAAGTGGTATCTGGATTCGAAACTCAATGCTTATTTTTCAGTTCGGAATTGCAGCCTTTTTTATCATTGGAGCATTAATTGTTAATTCGCAGGTTGATTACATGATGAATAAAGATCTAGGCTTCAACGGTGACCAAGTACTTTCTATTACGTACAATACAAAAGAGCGGTTAAGCAGAACAGATAAATATTTAGCACAGAAACAAGAAATTAAAAAAATCCCAGGAGTTGTTGATGTCACTACATTTGCCGGCACTTTTGGAGGTAATGCTGGATCAAGTTCAGGATTTAAACATAATGGAATTTTTGTACAGCCCAAAAACATCGAAATGGATTTTGGATTTCTTGAAATGATGAAAATCAAAATAATTGAAGGACGCGATTTATCTCCTCAATTTGCTTCAGATACTGTTAGCGGTATGCTTATAAACGAGACACTTGCTAAAGAACTAAATCTTAAGAATCCAGTGAACACTATGATAACATCGGGCTGGAGTATTGGCAGCGATGATAACTTAAAGTTTAGAGTTGTTGGAGTTGTAAAAGACTTTAATTTAATCGATTTGCAGAATAAGGTTCCGCCAATGGTTTTTATTAGTTTAAAAACGTTAAAATGGAATAATTTCAATAGAGTGCTTGTAAAAGTTTCTCCAAATAATTTAACAGAAACGTTAGAAAAATTGAAATTATATTGGGAGAAAAATGTAAATCCAGACTATCCTTTTGACTATGAATTTGTTAACAAAGGATTTGCAAAAACTTATGAAGAGCAAGTCAAACAAAAAAACCTCTTTTTCATTTTAAATTTAGTCGTAATCATAATTGCTGTGTTCGGATTATTCGCTTTGGCATCATTTTCGATGGAGAGAAGACTGAAAGAAATCGCCATTCGAAAAACATTAGGAGCCGAAACAGATATACTCTTAAGAGAATTATCAAAACAATATATTGTTTTCTGTTTAATAGGATTTGCAATCGGGATTGTTCCTGCTTATATATTATTACAGAAATGGCTTGAAGATTTCGCTTTTAGAATTGGAATATCATCTGTTCCTTTTGTAATTGCCTTGATTTCTCTTTTGATTTTAACTTTAGTAATTGTTTTAACAAAAGCGTTTCAGGTAACCAAAATAGATGTTTTAAAATATTTAAAATACGAATAA
- a CDS encoding ABC transporter ATP-binding protein, whose amino-acid sequence MIAIQNLTKVFRTEEIETAALSGISVEIKKGDFLTIMGPSGCGKSTLLNIIGLLDSADGGSYKLLDQEMIGLKEKGRAQVRKENIGFIFQNFNLIDELSVYDNIELPLLYNNVKASERKQKIEAIAEKLNISHRLKHFPQQLSGGQQQRVAVARALVNDPKIILADEPTGNLDSKNGNEVMELLTDLHAKGATILMVTHSDYDASFSQRTIHMKDGVIFSEKLNQRNVDVFMDAK is encoded by the coding sequence ATGATCGCAATTCAGAATTTAACCAAAGTTTTTAGAACAGAAGAAATAGAAACTGCTGCTTTGAGTGGCATCAGCGTAGAAATAAAAAAAGGAGATTTTTTAACTATCATGGGACCTTCGGGCTGTGGAAAATCGACTTTATTAAATATAATTGGCCTTTTGGACAGTGCAGATGGCGGCAGTTACAAATTACTAGATCAAGAAATGATTGGTCTAAAAGAAAAAGGTAGAGCGCAAGTGCGTAAAGAAAACATTGGTTTTATTTTTCAAAACTTCAACTTAATCGATGAGCTTTCTGTTTACGATAATATCGAATTGCCATTGCTTTATAACAACGTAAAAGCTTCTGAAAGAAAACAGAAAATTGAAGCGATTGCAGAAAAACTAAATATCTCTCATCGTTTGAAACATTTCCCACAACAACTTTCTGGCGGTCAGCAGCAGAGAGTTGCCGTTGCAAGAGCTTTGGTAAATGATCCGAAAATTATTTTGGCCGATGAGCCAACAGGAAACTTAGACAGTAAAAACGGTAATGAAGTTATGGAACTTTTAACCGATTTACATGCTAAAGGCGCTACCATTTTGATGGTTACCCACTCTGATTATGATGCTTCTTTTTCGCAAAGAACCATTCATATGAAAGACGGAGTTATATTTTCTGAAAAGTTAAATCAACGAAATGTTGATGTTTTTATGGACGCTAAATAA
- a CDS encoding efflux RND transporter periplasmic adaptor subunit — protein sequence MDTVIPRKNKKFRYLAIAIAVFLVLLTISVFAFNTKRTLNVKADELVIQKAEKAFFEDFVVFQAKVEPLNVMLVNVTEGGSVKEIFVENGAMVTKGQSLARLYNPNTELNYLTQETAIIEQINNLNTGKLNIRNQELNLNKDLVLIEHDYNDAKRLYDMNAKLYEKDVISKNDWNTFKESLRFQEERKRTIQQSIQKEKQSNQVQISQINRSIQTMEKSLDILRNNKKNFLITAPETGRLTSFEPVLGKTFQAGASIGRIDSNKGYKLIAEVDEFYLEKLREGLKGQVEFKGKNLEVFVTKVIPEVKGGRFTVELAFVSKENIVLQDGLSFGVKLILSEKNRTLVIPRGAFNQEAAGKWIFVVNGNKAVRRNIKLGRENPSYYEVLEGLKEGESVVTSSYTDYKDIEELSLESQ from the coding sequence ATGGACACGGTAATTCCTCGTAAAAATAAAAAATTTAGATATCTCGCAATAGCAATTGCTGTTTTTTTAGTTTTGCTTACCATCTCGGTTTTTGCTTTTAATACCAAAAGGACTTTAAATGTAAAAGCAGACGAATTGGTAATTCAAAAAGCAGAAAAAGCTTTTTTTGAAGATTTCGTCGTTTTTCAGGCAAAAGTAGAACCTTTGAATGTAATGCTGGTAAACGTTACCGAAGGCGGTTCTGTAAAAGAGATTTTTGTAGAAAATGGTGCAATGGTTACCAAAGGACAATCGCTGGCTCGTTTGTACAATCCGAATACAGAATTGAATTACTTAACTCAAGAAACTGCGATTATTGAGCAAATCAACAATTTAAACACGGGGAAATTAAACATCCGAAATCAAGAGCTAAACTTAAACAAAGATTTAGTTTTAATTGAACACGATTACAACGATGCGAAGAGATTATACGACATGAATGCAAAGCTGTATGAGAAAGATGTAATTTCTAAAAATGACTGGAATACTTTTAAGGAAAGCCTTCGTTTTCAGGAAGAACGTAAAAGAACAATTCAACAGAGCATTCAAAAAGAAAAACAAAGCAATCAAGTTCAGATTTCTCAGATAAACCGCTCGATCCAGACTATGGAAAAGAGTTTGGATATTCTGAGAAATAACAAAAAGAACTTTTTAATCACAGCTCCAGAAACAGGACGATTGACTTCTTTTGAACCTGTTTTAGGAAAAACTTTTCAGGCAGGTGCAAGCATTGGAAGAATTGATTCTAACAAAGGATATAAACTTATTGCCGAAGTAGACGAGTTTTATCTGGAAAAACTTAGAGAAGGCTTAAAAGGACAAGTAGAATTTAAAGGCAAGAATCTTGAAGTTTTCGTGACCAAAGTAATTCCAGAGGTTAAGGGCGGACGTTTTACTGTAGAACTTGCTTTTGTAAGCAAAGAAAATATTGTCCTGCAGGACGGACTTAGCTTTGGCGTAAAACTGATTTTGTCTGAAAAGAACAGAACTTTAGTTATTCCTAGAGGAGCTTTTAATCAGGAAGCAGCAGGAAAATGGATTTTTGTTGTAAACGGAAACAAAGCCGTAAGAAGAAACATCAAACTTGGCCGTGAAAATCCTTCTTATTACGAAGTTCTAGAAGGTTTAAAAGAAGGCGAATCTGTAGTTACTTCTTCTTATACTGATTATAAAGATATTGAAGAGCTCTCGCTTGAGTCGCAGTAA
- a CDS encoding sigma-54-dependent transcriptional regulator — protein sequence MRKKLAQILVVDDQEEILFSAKMILKKHFETIFTTNSPKKIISILSENDINVVLLDMNYRIGFEDGREGIHWLKEIQTLSPQTVVILMTAFGKIETAVEGIKIGAFDYVLKPWNNEKLIEVIDKAVAESRKNSKKTASEKVEKTEKKYFVGTSAKIKQAYSIAEKVARTDANVLILGENGTGKYVFAEYIHQHSERKNEPFVHVDLGSLSDNLFESELFGYAKGAFTDAKIDTPGRFENASNGTIFLDEIGNIPLHLQAKLLHVLQTKTVTRLGESKPRPLNVRVIAATNSDIKTEVKNKTFREDLLYRINTMEINLPSLRERKDDIVPMANFILEQIAEKYNQENWRFEDNAESYLEKYPWKGNVREMENKIERALILAENNTISVMDLDILDFEEIQENDENPLSEMEKGAIEKALFKHNGNISKTAEELGLSRAALYRRIEKYDLKN from the coding sequence ATGAGAAAAAAACTAGCCCAAATATTAGTTGTTGATGATCAGGAAGAAATTCTTTTTTCTGCAAAAATGATTCTTAAAAAACATTTCGAGACGATTTTTACAACTAATAGTCCAAAAAAAATCATTTCAATTTTAAGCGAAAATGATATAAATGTGGTTTTGCTGGATATGAATTACCGAATAGGTTTTGAAGACGGGCGCGAAGGCATTCATTGGCTGAAAGAAATTCAAACGCTTTCTCCGCAAACAGTCGTTATTTTAATGACCGCTTTTGGTAAAATTGAAACTGCTGTAGAAGGTATAAAAATTGGAGCTTTTGATTATGTTTTAAAGCCATGGAATAACGAAAAACTCATTGAAGTTATTGATAAGGCAGTTGCTGAAAGCAGAAAAAACAGTAAAAAAACAGCTTCAGAAAAAGTAGAGAAAACCGAAAAGAAATATTTTGTTGGAACTTCGGCAAAAATAAAACAGGCTTATTCAATTGCCGAAAAAGTGGCCAGAACAGACGCCAATGTTTTGATTTTGGGTGAAAACGGAACAGGAAAGTATGTTTTTGCCGAATATATTCATCAGCATTCGGAGAGAAAAAATGAACCTTTTGTACATGTAGATTTGGGCTCTCTAAGTGATAATCTGTTTGAAAGTGAACTTTTTGGCTACGCCAAAGGTGCTTTTACCGATGCTAAAATAGATACTCCGGGACGTTTCGAAAATGCCTCAAACGGAACTATTTTCTTGGACGAAATAGGCAATATTCCGCTTCATCTTCAGGCCAAATTGCTTCATGTTTTGCAAACGAAAACGGTAACGCGTTTAGGAGAAAGTAAACCAAGACCGCTAAATGTGCGCGTTATTGCAGCAACAAATAGCGATATTAAAACAGAAGTGAAAAATAAGACTTTCCGTGAAGATTTGCTGTACCGAATTAATACCATGGAAATAAATCTTCCCTCTTTACGCGAAAGAAAAGACGATATTGTACCAATGGCCAACTTTATTCTAGAACAGATTGCCGAAAAATACAATCAGGAAAATTGGCGTTTTGAAGATAATGCTGAGTCTTATCTTGAGAAATATCCTTGGAAAGGGAATGTGCGAGAAATGGAAAACAAGATTGAACGTGCTTTGATTTTGGCTGAAAATAACACTATTTCTGTAATGGATTTGGACATTTTGGATTTTGAAGAAATTCAAGAAAATGATGAAAATCCGTTATCGGAAATGGAGAAAGGTGCAATTGAAAAAGCCCTTTTCAAGCATAACGGAAACATTAGTAAAACTGCCGAAGAACTCGGGTTGTCTCGCGCTGCTTTGTATAGAAGAATAGAGAAATACGATTTGAAGAATTAG
- a CDS encoding sensor histidine kinase, translating into MKNWKFYNALFVRVVFVMALFLCSALLLYKGFHYNALLVGVFVLIFLFEMYFFVKNQLLFYDKTINSILHDDFSTHFPEEHKKDNFNSLYLLYDTLKVQKQEQISKELIYRSILNSIDTAALILEKENENWSVFIMNDCFSKLFKVPKVSHWQYLKNYLPSLCSEIEKVGFAELKTAISIKIEDQDLQTFMLQTSHTQTYNKEYFIILLDSIQRVIEKKEKEAWINLMKIISHELMNSLTPIRALSQNLLHIVDQEELEEDDFEDIKSSISTIINRSDHLQFFVENYRKLAMLPTPNKQMTPINALFEDCLRIMSPILKEEKIELINEIHSSRSIMIDKNQMEQVIINLITNSIHALKEKTEKKLLISSYTENNRFFIVISDNGKGVDAEIRDKVFLPFFTTRKDGAGIGLTLSKNIIEAHGGYLSYQTDEDKTSFVICLI; encoded by the coding sequence ATGAAAAACTGGAAATTTTATAATGCGTTGTTCGTAAGAGTTGTGTTTGTAATGGCGCTCTTTCTTTGCAGTGCACTATTGTTATATAAAGGATTTCATTACAACGCTTTATTAGTTGGAGTTTTTGTTTTGATTTTTCTTTTCGAAATGTATTTTTTTGTCAAAAACCAATTGCTGTTTTACGATAAAACAATAAACTCGATTCTGCATGACGACTTTTCTACCCATTTTCCAGAAGAACATAAAAAAGATAATTTTAATAGTCTGTATCTTTTATATGATACATTAAAAGTTCAGAAACAAGAACAGATTTCCAAAGAATTAATCTACCGTTCGATTTTGAACAGTATTGATACCGCTGCTTTAATTTTAGAAAAAGAAAATGAAAATTGGTCTGTTTTTATAATGAATGACTGTTTTTCGAAGCTGTTCAAAGTGCCAAAAGTAAGTCATTGGCAATATCTTAAAAATTATCTTCCGAGTTTGTGCAGTGAGATTGAAAAGGTCGGTTTTGCAGAACTTAAAACAGCCATTTCTATTAAAATTGAAGATCAAGACCTTCAGACTTTTATGCTTCAGACGTCGCATACCCAAACTTACAATAAAGAGTACTTTATCATTTTACTAGATAGTATTCAGCGTGTTATTGAGAAGAAAGAAAAAGAAGCGTGGATTAATTTGATGAAGATCATTTCGCATGAATTAATGAATTCGTTAACGCCTATTCGTGCGCTTTCGCAGAATCTGCTTCATATTGTAGATCAGGAAGAGTTGGAAGAAGACGATTTTGAAGACATCAAAAGCAGTATTTCGACCATTATAAATAGAAGTGATCATTTGCAGTTTTTTGTGGAGAATTATCGTAAACTAGCTATGCTGCCAACGCCAAATAAGCAAATGACGCCAATTAATGCTCTGTTTGAAGATTGTCTCCGAATTATGAGTCCGATTTTGAAGGAAGAAAAAATTGAGTTGATAAATGAAATACACAGTTCGCGTTCTATTATGATCGATAAAAATCAGATGGAACAAGTAATTATCAATTTGATTACCAATAGTATTCATGCTTTAAAAGAAAAAACAGAAAAGAAATTGCTGATTTCGAGTTATACTGAAAACAATCGCTTTTTCATTGTGATTTCAGACAATGGAAAAGGGGTAGATGCTGAGATTCGAGATAAAGTTTTTCTTCCGTTTTTCACCACTAGAAAAGATGGGGCAGGAATTGGCTTAACGCTTTCTAAAAATATTATAGAAGCACATGGTGGTTATTTAAGCTACCAAACTGATGAAGATAAAACAAGTTTTGTGATTTGCTTGATTTAA